The Thermoproteota archaeon DNA window TAGGGGAGCCAAGAATCTAGCCAGCTGCCTCGAGGACTTGGACGACTTGGAGAGGGCCCTGAGATGCTACGAGTCAAGGTGGTGGGGGCACAACAGGCGTGAGATCTCCCTAGGATGGGCAGTAAGGAGGTATCTGGAATCCCTGAATGACCGACAGATTGACACCATCTTCACCTTAATTCGTGAGGAGGGCCTCGTGGAAGGGGACTTCCACGTGGACAGGCAGTCAGCACCAATCAGAATCAGTCGTTTACCTAAAATTCTTAAATTAGCTTCCGTGAATATAGGATCAGCTGCGTCGGCCCTCGCCGAGGCACTGAAGTACATGCTACGGTGATCGAAAAGATGATGGAACTCTTGACTGAGATCCTGCTGGGCATTGGCGTCACCCTCTTCTCGTTCATCCTCTTTAAAATGTATTCCAGCATTCCTGAGGTTACCTCGGCCCTGATCTCGATCAATCTCGGGCTCTACGCAATGACATCCCCTGCACTCCTCGAGGCGAACAGGTACATGCTCCTATACTTCGGCAGTTCGGGCCTCTACTTGATGCATGGTAGGTACTACACATTGATCACATCGATGTTCCTCCATGCCAACATCCTACACCTGGGGCTGAACATGTACGCCCTTTACATATTAGGTAAGGTGGTTGAGCTATCCCTAGGCAGGGTCAAGTACCTCCTCATGTACTTCATCTCGGGCGTGGTTGGGAACCTCCTGTCAGCTTTCCTCGATCCCCGAACGGTGGGAGTGGGAGCTTCAGGGGCTATAATGGGCCTCTTGGGGTACATGGTGGCCATGGAGTACAGGGTGACTGGGAAGCTGAGTTCCTCCACCATATTCATAGCGCTCTTCGTGATCTTCGGTGGTTTCTCAGCCAATGTGGATGTGTTGGCCCACGCTGGCGGCTTCGTCGTGGGGTTGATGTGGGGTCTGGGCAGGAGGTTCAGGCCCTCCTACACCGTCAGCTATGACCTCTATTATTGAGGTAATAAGGGGAAATAACAGGCATCAGCACCCCATTTTAAGAGTTTTAGGTGGACGATCATCGGGTCGGGTGGATGTTCAAGGTCAGAGAGGTGAAGAGAGTTAACGACATTAGATGGGAACCCGGGTTGAGGCTGGTTCACATAAGGGACGAACAGAGGTGGCCAGAGCAGTTCTATTCGGAGGAGGGCTACCACGTGGAGATCAAGGCCCCCATGTCGTATCACAAGGGGAGCTGGATCTCACCTCGGGGAATCTACGCCATGGTCGATTACGAGATAACCTTGAAGGGGAGGAGGATAAAGGTCAGGAGGGTCATTCATGAGAGCGATCCATACTTCCTGAAGGTGGTTCAGGAGATGCTCTAGTTATATAGTCTGGCGGCGCTGTAGCGGAGGTAAAGCATGCTGCTAGGGAAGCTTGTGATCGTTCCAGCTGGCTTCATATACCATTGGATACTAGAATTCCTCGCCGAGAAGCTGCCTCAGGCTTATCCAATTGATGTGGAAATCGATTATACTGAGATTAAGATTCCTCCAACGTTGTACGACCACAACACTCAACAGCTGAGGAGCGAGAAGTTCCTAGAGTACCTGTGGCAGATCGACAGATGGGCATCCGATGAGAAAGTACTTGCCGTGGTGGATGAAGATGCATACACCAAAGGGACCAACTTCATCTTTGGTCAGGCTGAGCTTGGAGGGAGGTTCGGGTCCGTCTACCTCTCCAGACTCAAGCCAGAATTCTACGGTGAGAGGGAGAACAGGGCCCTTTTCCTCCTGAGAACTCTTAAGGAGGCCTCCCATGAGCTAGGTCACCTCCTAGGCTTAAACCACTGTCCCACTCCGGGCTGCGTCATGAACTTCAGCCTCTCTGTGTGGGACGTTGACAGGAAGGACTGGAGACCCTGCGACAGGTGCCTAGGGAAGCTGGGTGTTCTCGATGTCAGGGCGAGGACCAGACGTCGGCAGATATGATCTGCTGCTCGTGGATATAGACGGCGTCGTCTGGCTTGATGGAGAGCCAATAAGAGGCGCCGTGGAGGCCCTCAACGAGCTCTCATCTATGATCGAAATCAGGTTCGTAACTAACAACTCCACCCGCCACAGACGCGTAATAGCCTCCCTTCTGAGGGATGCAGGCTTGGGATGGGTTGGGGAGGAGCATGTGATAACGAGCGCTAGCACGCTTGCCGACATAGCCCCCTCGATAGGGGTGAGGAGGTGTTACGTGGTCGGTGAGGAGGGCCTCAGGGGGGAGTTAAGGGAGAGAGGCGTGGACATCTCGGATGAGGGTGACGTGTGCGTGGGAATGGACAGATCCTTCAATTACCGGAAGCTGACGAGGGCCCTGAGGAACATATTGAGAGGGAGGCTCTTTCTAGCCACTAACGAGGATCGCACCCTTCCCACGTCAGATGGACCGATTCCCGGAGCTGGTTCCATGGTTTCAGCAATTTCCGGCGCTTGTGGTAGAAGACCGGATCTTGTAGTGGGTAAACCGAATCCCCTCATGTTCCTCCTCGCCTCCCGAAGCGTAGGAGCGTCCCATCCTTTAGTGATCGGGGACAGACCGGAGACGGACATTCTGGGGGCCTTGAGGGCGGGAATAGACTCCGCTTTGGTCCTCACCGGAGTGGTGAAGGAGTATGAGGGGGTGGTACCTCGACCCAAGTACGTTTTGAGGAGCTTGATGGACCTGATCCGCTGAGGGGAGTTAAGGGAG harbors:
- a CDS encoding rhomboid family intramembrane serine protease, yielding MMELLTEILLGIGVTLFSFILFKMYSSIPEVTSALISINLGLYAMTSPALLEANRYMLLYFGSSGLYLMHGRYYTLITSMFLHANILHLGLNMYALYILGKVVELSLGRVKYLLMYFISGVVGNLLSAFLDPRTVGVGASGAIMGLLGYMVAMEYRVTGKLSSSTIFIALFVIFGGFSANVDVLAHAGGFVVGLMWGLGRRFRPSYTVSYDLYY
- a CDS encoding archaemetzincin family Zn-dependent metalloprotease, yielding MLLGKLVIVPAGFIYHWILEFLAEKLPQAYPIDVEIDYTEIKIPPTLYDHNTQQLRSEKFLEYLWQIDRWASDEKVLAVVDEDAYTKGTNFIFGQAELGGRFGSVYLSRLKPEFYGERENRALFLLRTLKEASHELGHLLGLNHCPTPGCVMNFSLSVWDVDRKDWRPCDRCLGKLGVLDVRARTRRRQI
- a CDS encoding HAD-IIA family hydrolase, whose product is MSGRGPDVGRYDLLLVDIDGVVWLDGEPIRGAVEALNELSSMIEIRFVTNNSTRHRRVIASLLRDAGLGWVGEEHVITSASTLADIAPSIGVRRCYVVGEEGLRGELRERGVDISDEGDVCVGMDRSFNYRKLTRALRNILRGRLFLATNEDRTLPTSDGPIPGAGSMVSAISGACGRRPDLVVGKPNPLMFLLASRSVGASHPLVIGDRPETDILGALRAGIDSALVLTGVVKEYEGVVPRPKYVLRSLMDLIR